The following are from one region of the Nitrospirota bacterium genome:
- a CDS encoding DUF262 domain-containing protein, protein MEQVKIKVNLVGSNEELLVTLKENITDDGYSVWRGAENGSSIVIDENRNGAVINVEKSDNIATDTEGIITEFLKLRNQSNETASSGIEPTDEGSVKSEPHPYDPEKIRVDTKPFSLKQTYELIESGDIDLSPDFQRHFVWKEIKKQSRLIESIMLRIPIPVFYLSQDNEGRFQVVDGLQRLTVIRRFINNEFALRDLEYLTDCNNCFYNYNNGGEPKKILHPKYTRRIEQTQLIFNIIDPQTPFRVKYDLFRRINEGGTPLNSQEIRNCMAKPYIRKFIDALANSEDFIMATDNSIKPLRMQDQEMVLRFIGFYYIKILGKSSYNGDMEDLLDKTLDSLNKENEHVLNEIKESFTRAMKNSSHLFGKTAFRKCLPEHIADGARKQFLNKLLFLTWSVSLAQFDTQNIEKNNDANCLVIPHANELQRNNDYTDYYYALTHATNDKKNVDSAFERVQSIIKQYIRY, encoded by the coding sequence ATGGAACAGGTAAAAATCAAGGTAAATTTGGTAGGTTCTAATGAGGAGCTTCTTGTAACTCTTAAAGAGAATATTACCGATGATGGCTATAGCGTATGGCGGGGTGCCGAAAACGGCTCATCTATAGTAATTGACGAAAACAGAAACGGAGCCGTAATAAACGTTGAAAAAAGTGATAATATAGCTACCGATACTGAAGGTATTATTACCGAATTCCTAAAACTCAGGAATCAATCTAACGAAACAGCCTCATCAGGAATTGAGCCTACAGATGAGGGCTCAGTCAAAAGTGAACCGCATCCATACGACCCTGAAAAAATAAGAGTAGATACTAAACCATTTTCTTTAAAACAGACATATGAGCTTATTGAAAGTGGAGATATAGATTTATCCCCTGATTTTCAGCGCCACTTTGTTTGGAAAGAAATCAAGAAACAGTCAAGATTGATAGAATCTATAATGCTTAGAATCCCAATCCCTGTGTTTTATCTTTCTCAGGACAATGAGGGCAGATTTCAGGTTGTTGACGGACTGCAACGTCTTACAGTTATCAGACGATTTATAAACAATGAATTTGCGTTAAGAGATTTGGAATATCTTACAGATTGTAATAATTGTTTTTATAATTATAATAACGGTGGAGAACCAAAAAAGATATTGCATCCCAAATATACAAGAAGAATTGAACAAACCCAGCTGATTTTCAATATTATTGATCCACAAACCCCTTTCAGAGTCAAGTATGACCTTTTCAGAAGAATAAATGAGGGCGGCACGCCGTTAAATAGTCAGGAAATCAGAAATTGCATGGCTAAACCTTATATTAGGAAATTTATTGATGCACTTGCCAACTCTGAAGATTTTATAATGGCAACGGATAACAGCATAAAACCTTTAAGAATGCAGGATCAGGAAATGGTATTACGTTTTATCGGTTTTTATTATATAAAAATATTAGGGAAATCAAGTTATAACGGAGATATGGAAGATTTATTGGATAAAACTCTCGATAGTTTAAATAAGGAAAATGAACATGTATTAAATGAAATCAAAGAATCGTTTACAAGAGCCATGAAAAACTCTTCTCATTTGTTTGGCAAGACTGCATTCAGAAAATGTTTGCCAGAGCACATAGCTGACGGCGCAAGAAAGCAGTTTTTAAATAAGCTATTGTTTTTGACATGGTCTGTTTCTTTGGCGCAATTTGATACTCAAAACATTGAAAAAAACAATGATGCTAACTGCCTTGTTATTCCTCATGCCAACGAACTTCAAAGGAATAATGATTATACTGATTATTATTATGCTTTAACTCATGCGACAAATGACAAAAAAAATGTGGATTCTGCATTTGAAAGAGTGCAATCTATAATTAAACAATACATAAGGTACTAA
- a CDS encoding DUF3696 domain-containing protein, producing MLKKLTINNFKCFLDETISFKDLTVLAGANGVGKSTVIQALLIIKHTREKYLRYNFKDCPSSKSDFAPIELNHTYMMNLGNAEMVINSKSEIKEIKLSYCADSDFKADFVYGLVPDKLIISFKNLQQKFKGNTNPNDDPFVQTDFNYLNAERIGPRNIQSMGYQEFINTGYQGEFTGQAISTAENKNLTLKKDDKRLFRPEDNEEIQLALRKQIEQWMDFIIPGIRLNVESFPAINTVRVSLKKEGMDTGFLHPNNIGFGITFVLPIVVTGLIASRGSMIIVENPEAHLHPYGQSKIGQFLAAVASQGIQVVVETHSEHVINGIRVASLKNFITPDKICINFFSHNKEKQAPDITEITVDDEGDLSKWPRDFFDQEERDLAEIHRLRKKRKSNNI from the coding sequence ATGCTGAAAAAACTAACAATAAATAACTTTAAGTGTTTTTTAGATGAAACAATATCATTCAAAGATTTAACAGTATTAGCAGGCGCTAACGGGGTTGGTAAGTCAACTGTTATTCAGGCTTTATTGATCATAAAGCATACGCGTGAAAAATATCTTCGTTATAATTTTAAAGATTGTCCATCTTCAAAATCAGACTTTGCACCAATAGAGCTAAACCATACATATATGATGAATCTTGGTAATGCGGAAATGGTTATAAACTCAAAATCAGAAATAAAAGAAATAAAGCTTTCATATTGTGCTGATTCTGATTTTAAAGCTGATTTTGTATATGGCCTCGTACCAGATAAATTAATAATATCATTTAAGAACTTACAACAAAAATTTAAAGGTAATACAAATCCAAATGATGATCCTTTTGTTCAAACTGATTTTAACTATCTAAATGCAGAGAGAATAGGTCCAAGAAACATTCAATCCATGGGGTATCAGGAGTTTATAAATACCGGCTATCAAGGCGAGTTTACAGGACAGGCTATATCTACAGCTGAAAATAAAAATCTTACATTGAAAAAAGATGATAAAAGACTTTTTAGACCAGAAGATAACGAAGAGATACAGCTTGCATTAAGAAAACAGATTGAACAGTGGATGGACTTTATAATACCGGGAATACGTTTGAACGTGGAATCGTTTCCGGCAATAAATACTGTAAGAGTTTCACTTAAAAAAGAGGGAATGGATACTGGATTTTTACATCCAAACAATATAGGATTTGGGATAACGTTTGTACTTCCTATAGTGGTTACAGGACTTATTGCTTCAAGAGGCTCTATGATAATAGTGGAAAACCCTGAAGCTCATTTGCATCCTTACGGGCAATCCAAAATAGGGCAGTTTTTGGCTGCTGTTGCATCTCAGGGAATACAGGTGGTAGTAGAAACGCACAGCGAACACGTTATAAACGGCATAAGAGTAGCTTCTTTAAAAAACTTTATTACACCGGACAAAATATGTATCAACTTTTTTAGTCACAATAAAGAAAAACAAGCACCGGATATAACTGAAATTACGGTTGATGATGAGGGCGATCTTTCCAAATGGCCTCGTGATTTTTTTGATCAGGAGGAAAGAGATTTGGCAGAAATCCATAGACTTAGAAAAAAGAGAAAATCTAACAATATATGA